The Lepeophtheirus salmonis chromosome 2, UVic_Lsal_1.4, whole genome shotgun sequence region GTAATATACAGGCTTTGGAGTCCAAGTTGAGTCGCAAGACTTAACTATGGAGCCCAAGTCAAGTCACGaatctttgatcaaaatatggactcaagtacaagttcccacctctgtcaataattaaacattttaacttaaattatacaattattattataataacaaatatgaaacaacaagtcataaatttataattgaaaactccTGCTCTCTTTGGAgggatattcaaaataataaaaatcaaggaataaaataatttcttgtttcCCCACAGCTAGCGATTTTAGAGTGTGAGCTGAGGCGTGCTTCATGCCTCTTTATAAGATCCCagaattatgatgcaattttatgacgtcatggAAATACAGGTTGCGTGgttagaaaagagaaaatacttCCGCTTATTTAGATTATTGTAGTACTAGTAAATAATTGGCTAGAGgctaataatatgtttatgtatGGAATATTCTGTTGGCTAGCCTGATTCAATAAATTgtcaagaagtaaaaaaataaaaacagtccCACGTGCACATTTGTTCTGTTTACAACGCCGTTGATTATAAGATTCAAGCATGGGACGAAAGGGACAATTTGAAGACAAGGTGAAAAAGGGGCCTGGAAGGAAGGCAAAGAAGCAAGGGGATCCAACTTTTGATGCTAAGAAGGAGTTCAAACCCTTGAGTCATAATCAGCAAGGTCGTGGAAGGCGTGCTGCCAAGAAATTACGAAAAGAGGGGCTCCAAGCACCCGATTCTAAGAAGCGAAAGTTCCCTAACCTCAATGATTCCcaagaaaagaagaagcaaAAGCTTTTACTCAACTCTTCCTCCgaagaggaggaagaagaagactTGACGGACGAAGAGGAGATCCTCTCAGGTTAGAGATTAGTATTCTTTTTAATGGATTATTATCTctgaatcattaattaatattctgtTTTGTTTTCAGATGTGGACACTTCAAATGTCAAAGGGTACACGGATGAGAACGCCTCATGGCTAACACCCAAAGGTCAAAAGGGATCTGTTGATCAAGAGCAATccgatgatgatgatgaagaagaagaagaagatgatgatgaagaaataGAAGATGCCTTTGATGGCGTTGACATGGAGGATTCCGACGAAGAAAGTGAGGATGAAGAAGATGATGAGGATGATTCAGACATGTTACCCATCGAAAAGGCCTCTAAGAAACTCGTGAAACGACAAAAACTCATTGAAAAAGAGAGTCAACAAGAAATGAAGCTAAATTTTGCCGAAAAGGAAATCTATCAATTACCCTCTGGTCAAGAATTAGAAAAAGAGGCTTTATGTGCCCCAGATCTTCAAATCATTCAAAATCGTATCAAGGATGTGATTGATGTTCTTGAAAGCTTTTCCTCAAAGCGTGACTCAGATACAAGTAGGGAGGAGTACTTGAATGTGCTTCGTACAGATTTGTGtggatattataattataatgaatttatgaTGGAGAGATTAATGAGAATGTTTCCCATTTCCGAGATTGTTGGAGTACTTGAAGCAAATGAAGTTCAACGACCCGTGACGATTAGAGCTAATTCGCTTAAAACGCGACGAAGAGATCTTGCACAAGCTTTAATAAATAGGGGCGTGAATTTGGATCCTGTTGGCAAATGGACTAAAGTTGGGTTGGTTGTTTATTCATCTCAGGTTCCTCTTGGTGCAACTCCAGAGTATTTGGCCGGACATTACATTCTTCAAGGTGCTTCTTCAATGCTTTCAACCATGGCATTAGCTcctcaagaaaaagaaagaattttagATATGGCCTCAGCTCCTGGAGGTAAAACTACTCATATTGCGGCTCTTATGAAGAATACGGGCCTTTTATTTGCTAATGATCCTAATAAAAAGAGATGTAAAGCCATTGTGGGTAATCTTCATCGTTTGGGAATTACGAATACTGTCGTATGTTGTCATGACGGACGAAAAATGCCTTCCATAATGAAAGGTTTCGATAGAGTTCTATTGGACGCTCCATGTTCAGGCTCAGGTGTTGTTTCAAAGGATCCCACTGTCAAGACTTCTAAAGATGAGAAGGATATTGCTCGATGTGCACATTTACAAAAGGAATTAATTCTGTCAGCTATCGATTGCTTGGATGCTAAGAGTAAGACAGGAGGCTATTTAGTATACTCCACCTGTTCCATTCTTCCAGACGAAAACGAATCAGTCATTGAATATGCATTAAAGAAGAGAAACGTAAAACTAGTGCCAACTGGAATAGACTTTGGAGTTGAGGGCTTCACAAAATTCAGAGAGAATAGATATCATCCTTCTATGAGTTTAACTAGAAGATATTACCCTCACACGCACAACATGGATGGCTTTTATGTAgccaaattgaagaaaattagcAATACTGTTCCGCAATCTTTTAATGATATCCCTGACGAAGAGGAAAAGGAAGCAAGTGCATTCCCGGATGATAAAGAAACAGAAGTAACTGAATCCCTTGATGAAAATCAAGGCGAAGAAGAAGAGGAGTCAGAAATGGAAGTTGACGAAGAGTCAACTTCATCAAAACACATAAAACTTAAGTTTAAAGAAGAGGCCTCCCAGcttaaaaaacccaaaaaagaCACTTCTATTCCAAAAACTTCGAGGAAAAAGGATCGATTGTTGAAAAAGGACAAAAAGAAAACCGCCATTTCAAGTCTTAAATCCCTGGAAGCTCGTCCTCAAGTTAAGAAAGTCCGTGTGAAAAAAGAATCTGCAATGgaaattgatgataaaaatgaagagaaaccaGAAGCTTCCACATCAGCTAAGACATTAGTTAAGAAAAATAAGCCAAACgctaaaatgtttaaaaagaattttaaaaagaatatgaataaaaaataagaatctttTCGAATTAATATGTTCGAAACAAGTAAAAACTATTGTATAGACATTACAGTCAATtcgtatttttcttgttattagactttaaaatttatatcatccCAAGTCCAGTGTGTGTCTATATGATATTTTTCGTTTGTTGagtatttcaatgaaatatattacattcaatatatgtaaacgcattgtgtttttttttatattttagaatggCATCAGCTCATCTTATGCTTGTGGAATCCAATGATGATCTTTTGGGACCATCCTGCGACTTGGAtacaataaaaacttttcttgTGGGACTAGAGGCTTCAGGGAACATACAAAACCTATCTTCCAAGGAATTGCGAGCTCTGACCTCACGCTCTAATATTTTACTACAATCCTCTAATAAGCTTAAAGGACTACTGATAGTCAAAACAATTGTTGATCAATGCAACTCTGAGGTTTTTGAAAGGCATGCTCAAAGTTGGGCTCAGACCTGTGCTAGTAGAGTAATTGATTCAAAAGAGGCCACGACCGAAGAAAAAGTGTTGGCTTGTCAAATTTTACGTAAAATTTATCGTATAAGTCCAAACAATGTAGACGTTACCAAACAAATTGCACCCATCACTGGAGGAATTGTGAATTCTATATTGAAGAATTTTGAACTCGACGACTCATTCATTCTTACTTTGGCGCAGATTTTGCAATCGTTCCCAGGCTCTAGTGGATCTTCTGAAAaaatacgtaaaaaaatattcgagaGCTTCGGTAGACATTCCtctattaaattatcaaaatgtgCCAGTTTCTTACCTAGACTCGGTGGTTCAGGAAAAGAAGGGGCTCATCATAAAGAAGCGTGGTCCTTGTATTTCAAAAGATTCCTTAAGACCTATTGGGAGATTCAACACCAATTAATTGATAATGCAAATTGTGAAAATATAGATTTAGAAAAGGATTTCTTGAGTGAAATTGAACCAATTAAGGAAATGTTGACTAAGCCGAGTCATTTAAAGGACTTATTAGCTATTTCCTTTCATTGGGTTAAACAACTCTCTTTCCTGAAAGACCTTATATCCGAGTTTTTGAAGGCTCCATTTCCATATGCCAAAATATTCCAACCTTCATTATTATATCAGATGTCGGACAAACTTTTCAATGTTTTACATATATTGAACGACAATCAAAACATATCGGAGGAATTCAATGTTTTCAAATGTGTATACCCTAATCTTATTTCCATCAATATGTCTATTTTGAATACTTTGCTCAGAGTTTGCCAAAAGGATCTCATTCCTTATATTCCGAAGATTGTTTGTTATATTAATCAAACACTGGACTTGGCTGCTGGAGAAAGTCTTCAATTTGAACTCAAGTCCTCTTCTTTTCAACTTTATAAAACGATTATAAAAGTCTTAGGAGCCAGTTCTGGTGCGCATACTCATGCAGAGGAAATTATTTCCAAACTTTTAAGAGAGATTGTGCCCGCTAAAAGCTCATCAGAGAATGATAATGTCTCACCCTCAACCCCTAAAAACAAAAAGTCTAAGAATAAGAGTACAATGTGGAAAATGGCGTCCAATTCAAAATCTCAAGAAGTTGAGAAGTGTATTGACCTAAAGTCAAAACTGATAGCTGAAGCTCTTGTGATTTTATCAGAAATGTTTTTAGCGTCGGGTTGTCTTATAGCTCCCTCCTTGCACAAAGACGTGCAAATTGTCGTATTGAAACTCTGTATGGACATTGTTCATCAACAAAACCTTCATAAATCCGTCTATGCAAGTGTCTCTGTTCGTATGTCAGTTTACAGTTTGTTAACTAGTTTGGCCCTTAATccacattttaaatttcattcacCTCTACGATATGTTATTACCATATTATCTAAGGGCTTGCATGATCGTGATCCTTCAGTTGCCGAAACTGCTCGATCTGGTCTATCAGCAATTGAGGCCTGCTTTCACTCTCGTTCACCATACTTTGGCTCAGAATCTTATTTCGACAAGGCAGAAATTGAAAAAGTGATGACCGAAATCGTCAAAGttcatgaaacaaaaatattcgtTAAAAGAGGCAATGCTGGCAGCTATCAAGAGAAGTATGATAACTCAGAAATAGATGATGTTGTACAAAATGTCATAAGTTCCACTAGTGACGCTCAAACTGAGGGGATGCCCAATGGTTTTGAAGATAAAGATACAGAAGATAATTCGCTTGAAAgtactgtaaaaataaaagaatccgTAGCTAAACAAGAGGAGAATGAAAGACTTTTAAAGAAAGTTGCTCAAATGGAAGAAATCCTAAAGGAAAGTAAAAAGAAGAATAGTGATGAAGAGTTGTTAAAAGCATTTTACAACCAAGAACAGGATTCTGTTTGCATTCCTGATGACACAAAggaacatttttatgaaaaggatAGGAGTATGAACGTTGATTCTCCATCGGATAGTAAGAAAATCAAATTAGCAGAAGAAAGTGTAGAAACTGAAGACGATGGACTAGATTTAAATGATATGTTATCAAGTTTTGTTGATAATGCAAATCTTTCTTCGCTTAAACGCAAGTTTAAAGATGATTACGTGGCTTAATATGTATagatgaaattcaattttagaataTGTATTCTATtcatatagtattttaaatataatcgttaattaacataattgatgtacccatatatttaatttaaatatccattggtttttgatagataaatgtaaaaaaaaaaaaaaaaatatttgataatagcAATACACTAATTATGcacattcaaaatcaaattgaaatcctatatattttttggttaaaaaagttattttttctatataagaaatgaataaaacatagaaaatatatttgccaTTTTATGGTTAAACATATATGATATAGTGTGTATCAGCCTTTCAACATTTTTGGTA contains the following coding sequences:
- the LOC121113831 gene encoding uncharacterized protein, which produces MGRKGQFEDKVKKGPGRKAKKQGDPTFDAKKEFKPLSHNQQGRGRRAAKKLRKEGLQAPDSKKRKFPNLNDSQEKKKQKLLLNSSSEEEEEEDLTDEEEILSDVDTSNVKGYTDENASWLTPKGQKGSVDQEQSDDDDEEEEEDDDEEIEDAFDGVDMEDSDEESEDEEDDEDDSDMLPIEKASKKLVKRQKLIEKESQQEMKLNFAEKEIYQLPSGQELEKEALCAPDLQIIQNRIKDVIDVLESFSSKRDSDTSREEYLNVLRTDLCGYYNYNEFMMERLMRMFPISEIVGVLEANEVQRPVTIRANSLKTRRRDLAQALINRGVNLDPVGKWTKVGLVVYSSQVPLGATPEYLAGHYILQGASSMLSTMALAPQEKERILDMASAPGGKTTHIAALMKNTGLLFANDPNKKRCKAIVGNLHRLGITNTVVCCHDGRKMPSIMKGFDRVLLDAPCSGSGVVSKDPTVKTSKDEKDIARCAHLQKELILSAIDCLDAKSKTGGYLVYSTCSILPDENESVIEYALKKRNVKLVPTGIDFGVEGFTKFRENRYHPSMSLTRRYYPHTHNMDGFYVAKLKKISNTVPQSFNDIPDEEEKEASAFPDDKETEVTESLDENQGEEEEESEMEVDEESTSSKHIKLKFKEEASQLKKPKKDTSIPKTSRKKDRLLKKDKKKTAISSLKSLEARPQVKKVRVKKESAMEIDDKNEEKPEASTSAKTLVKKNKPNAKMFKKNFKKNMNKK